The window TGATCAAGAGACGCCATATCGCACTTATCCTGCCTGCCTTAATCGGTATTATCCTCACTGTTTCAATAACGGCAACAGTCGACCCGTACCAGAAAGCCCTGCATAAATCTGAACTGTTGCAAACTGAATTCATCGGTGACAGTACCCAATCGGGCCAGTCGCTGCAACAGGCTGCTACCGCGCCTTTGAGCTATGTAGGCAAGTACAGTTCCGGTGAATTCGCGTTTATCTTTATCTGTGGCGTACTGGCTATATCCGCCATGGTACTCCCTGGAGTGAGCGGCTCACTGGTGCTGATTCTACTTGGCCAGTATTTCACTGTCATCTCGGCAATTGCAGGAATAAGCAGCCTGTTGTTGGATGACATTAGCTTTCTGGCCGCAATGGCGCTTGGCATTGTCGTGGGGCTGCTCAGCTTTGCCCGGGTTATCGAATATGCGCTGACGCGATTTCACGACCTGACCGTGAGCTTTCTTATCGGACTGATCGGTGGTTCACTCTATACACTCTGGCCATTTAAAAGGGCCGAAATAATTGCCGAGTATTATGTCAAGAACGGTTCGATGATTGAAAAAATTGACAATTTCCAGGTCTATTCAAACATCAATATCCTGCCCGATGATCTGAAAACTGCCATGGTCGCCCTGGCAATTGTTATTGCCGGAATGGCGACCATGATCCCGTTTATTCGAGGGGGGAAAGCGTAATTATTCTCTGTTATACGATTAAGCCAGCGGCAAAGAGGAGGGAGAAGAAGAGAGAAAGCTTAGCCGTCCTGGCGAGGGTATAGTTGAGGTCGCTGCCGCTGATACCCCGGACTTCATCACAGAGCATAATTGCCATGGGCAGGGTGAAGAAGGTAAACAGCACAGAAAATCCAACGCCGGCAAAGGCGAGCGGTACCATCATAAAATACGGAACCAGCACCATAGCACGATAGAGGGTAATAGTTTTCATTCTACCAAGCCGAACAGCCAGAGTCCTCTTGCCAGCCTCTTCATCGGTCGGTATATCGCGGAGGTTATTGACCACCATGATAGCTGAAATCAACAGGCCCGGCGCGATAGATGCCACCACAACCAGCCAGGACAGGCTCAGCGCCTGAACCCAATAGGTTCCGCAAACTGCCACCAGCCCGAAGAAAATAAAGACAAACAACTCCCCGAGTCCATGGGATGCCAGCGGATAGGGGCCCCCGCTATATGCCAGGGCCGCCAGCACTGAAGCCACAGCCACCAGAAATATTACCAGCCCGCCAACCAGGGTGAGATAGCAGAAAACCAGACCGCTGGCAACCAGAGTCGCCACCATTGCCCCCTTCACCTGACGGGGTGGGATCAACCCGCTCTGGGTGACACGCACCGGCCCCAGCCGTTTCTCACCGTCGATCTCATTTTTGGCATCGAAATAGTCATTGGCCAGATTAACCGCTATCTGCAACAGCAGTGCCCCGAAAAACGCCGCAAAAGCAGGTAGAAAAGCAAAAACGCCATCGGCTATGGCCGCGGCACTGCCTACGGCAACAGGAGCCGCCGCCGCTGGCAGAGTTTTGGGCCGCATCGCCAGGTACCATAGGTATAATTTAGATTCTGAACCGTTCATCAAATTCGTTTCATTCCTTTACAATTATCTTAACTACAATCTCCTACCTGAGGTAGAGATGTTTACTTACCCGCAACTCGATAGAGTAGATGAGAAAATAGAGCGCCACCCCGAGCAATCCCATGGCGAGGATACCGGTATACATCTCCGGATACATCAGCACCTGGTAGGTTTCGACCACGATATAGTAGCCAAGACCATACTGGGTCAGGGACTGTTCCGCGATAAAAAGTACAGCGATTGCAGTGCCCACAGAAACCCGGAGAGCAGTCAATACCGCTGGAAGCGTTGCCGGCAGATAAACATATCGAAATAATGCCATTCGCCCTGCCCCCAGTGAACGTACGGAAAGGATCAGTTCTTTTCTCAGACAGGAGGCCTCGTCACGCACCACCACCAGAATCTGGAAGAAAATGATAATGGCAATAAGTGTTATCTTGGAAAAATCGCTTATGCCCATTACCACATAGATAACAGGCAGAAAGATGATCTTTGGTATGGGGTAGATTATCGCGATAAGCGGCGCCACCACCCTGTCCACCTGCGGCATCTGCCCAAGCAGCAACCCCGTCGGCGCAGCGAGTGCCGTGGCAATAAAGATGGCGGCCAGGACCCTCGCGCTACTCGCCAGAAGATGCAGGCCAAGTTCACCGAAGATGGTCTGGCAAAAGAGCGGTACCACCACCAGGGGAGAAGGGAGAATAGGTCTGTTAAGAAGCATCGCCCCTATCTGCCAGAGCATGAAGAACATGGCGAGACCGATCAATGTAGAACCAAGGGTTACTGGTTTTTTCATAATTACTGCTGTACTGCTGAATTTTGGGTGACTGTCTTCGAGCCGATGGTCATTCGCAATTGCTGGCAACGCTCAAGAAATTCAGAATCATTTCGTTTGTCGATCCTGCCGGTGAGGTTATTTTCTATCACCACCGGTTCGCGATTGGTATCGTTACCGAGAACCAGGATCTTCTCCCCGAGCACCACCGCCTCCTCAATATCGTGGGTAACGGTAATGGAGGTAAGACCTGACTCCAGGTGGAACGAGTTCATAACCTTCTGCAGCTCTTCCCGAATCGGTGCATCCAGGGCGGAAAACGGCTCATCCATCAGCAACAGATCCGGCTCAAGCACCAATGTCCTGGCAATGGCCGCCCTTTGCCGCTGCCCACGGGAGAGTTCGGCAGGATATTTCTGCTGCAACTCACTGATGCCTAGCCAGCTCAGCCAATACTCAATCCGCTCTGCAAGCTTTTTCTCATCGGTCTCCATATCAACCGGGCTGTGAACACCGTCTGGCCCGTAAAATTTACGGATTTTCAGTCCAAGTTCGGTGTTTTCTCTCACCGTGGCCCAGGGTAGAAGGCCATGATCCTGCAACACCAGCCCGGTTCTGGGCCTGGCCCGGAGCAGTTCCTCGCCATCCATGCGAATAACACCCTTATCCGGCTTCAGCATCCCGGCTATTATGGAAAGCAGCGTGGTTTTACCACAACCGGATGGTCCGATAATCGTCCAGGCTTCCCCGCTGCCAATCACCAGACCGAAGTCGGCAAAGATCTGTTTGCCATCTCCATAGGAAAAGCCTAATCCTTCTATTTCAATCATCTCACACCCTGCCGGCACATGCTGCACGTTACCTCTTCAGCCCTCAATGTTACACCCGATCAAAGTTACTGACGGTTAATATACTTCTCCGTTACCGAGTCTTCGTAGCTCACCTCTTTTTCAAGCAGCTTCTTCTCAAGCAGCCACTGCTGAACATCATCCCATTGCAGCTTGCTTGGAACCTGTCCCCTTGGAAAAGGTGGAATGCGAAACGACTGCTGAACATTTTTAGGCACTCGAATCCTGGCCAGCATCAGTTCCCGGTATCTGTCCGGATTATCATTCAGATCCGCAGCGGCCCTGTCCCAGGCCCGCATGAATTTTTCTATAGCCGCATGTTTCTCGTCGGTTGCTGCAACACTGAAGCTGATGACACTGGCACTCAACCCTGCCACTTTCAGATCATTGGTAACCTCCACCGCACCCGCCTGCAACGCGGCAAAAGCGAGGGGATCAGGCAGAGTCGCCGCCTTGATCTGACCAGCGAGGAGCAGTTGCATCCGCTCTGGCAAAACCGGCACCGAGGCGAACTTGATATCCTGTGCAGCAACACCTTCACTGGCCATTAAACGACCGGTGATATACTCGATTACTGTATTTTTTGAGACCGCCACGGGTATTCCGGCAAGATCGCTTACGCTCGCCACCTCACTGCCGGGCGCAGCGAGTATTCTGAAAAGGGGTGCTTCATC of the Desulfosediminicola ganghwensis genome contains:
- a CDS encoding ABC transporter substrate-binding protein, whose amino-acid sequence is MKKKAAGIGSMRELVVALFAGLLVIATVAGAAVASNERVDNQLRLAVLPIPDVLPIYVAEANGYFAEEGIVVEALPVGSAVERDQLMQAGRIDGMINEVGGAALFNRDRVQMKIVSYARVPIDEAPLFRILAAPGSEVASVSDLAGIPVAVSKNTVIEYITGRLMASEGVAAQDIKFASVPVLPERMQLLLAGQIKAATLPDPLAFAALQAGAVEVTNDLKVAGLSASVISFSVAATDEKHAAIEKFMRAWDRAAADLNDNPDRYRELMLARIRVPKNVQQSFRIPPFPRGQVPSKLQWDDVQQWLLEKKLLEKEVSYEDSVTEKYINRQ
- a CDS encoding 1,4-dihydroxy-2-naphthoate polyprenyltransferase, with product MNGSESKLYLWYLAMRPKTLPAAAAPVAVGSAAAIADGVFAFLPAFAAFFGALLLQIAVNLANDYFDAKNEIDGEKRLGPVRVTQSGLIPPRQVKGAMVATLVASGLVFCYLTLVGGLVIFLVAVASVLAALAYSGGPYPLASHGLGELFVFIFFGLVAVCGTYWVQALSLSWLVVVASIAPGLLISAIMVVNNLRDIPTDEEAGKRTLAVRLGRMKTITLYRAMVLVPYFMMVPLAFAGVGFSVLFTFFTLPMAIMLCDEVRGISGSDLNYTLARTAKLSLFFSLLFAAGLIV
- a CDS encoding ABC transporter permease, which codes for MKKPVTLGSTLIGLAMFFMLWQIGAMLLNRPILPSPLVVVPLFCQTIFGELGLHLLASSARVLAAIFIATALAAPTGLLLGQMPQVDRVVAPLIAIIYPIPKIIFLPVIYVVMGISDFSKITLIAIIIFFQILVVVRDEASCLRKELILSVRSLGAGRMALFRYVYLPATLPAVLTALRVSVGTAIAVLFIAEQSLTQYGLGYYIVVETYQVLMYPEMYTGILAMGLLGVALYFLIYSIELRVSKHLYLR
- a CDS encoding ABC transporter ATP-binding protein, translated to MIEIEGLGFSYGDGKQIFADFGLVIGSGEAWTIIGPSGCGKTTLLSIIAGMLKPDKGVIRMDGEELLRARPRTGLVLQDHGLLPWATVRENTELGLKIRKFYGPDGVHSPVDMETDEKKLAERIEYWLSWLGISELQQKYPAELSRGQRQRAAIARTLVLEPDLLLMDEPFSALDAPIREELQKVMNSFHLESGLTSITVTHDIEEAVVLGEKILVLGNDTNREPVVIENNLTGRIDKRNDSEFLERCQQLRMTIGSKTVTQNSAVQQ
- a CDS encoding DUF368 domain-containing protein gives rise to the protein MQTLKNFSIGFLIGLANLIPGVSGGTFALILGVYERLIHFLNQLGPKSVRTLLSLISQLFRSGFTRDNRTRLWRYLQENDYPFMSILALGALVCIFSMSALMKHLLLHHFVYTYAYFFGLIIVSILVPWKMIKRRHIALILPALIGIILTVSITATVDPYQKALHKSELLQTEFIGDSTQSGQSLQQAATAPLSYVGKYSSGEFAFIFICGVLAISAMVLPGVSGSLVLILLGQYFTVISAIAGISSLLLDDISFLAAMALGIVVGLLSFARVIEYALTRFHDLTVSFLIGLIGGSLYTLWPFKRAEIIAEYYVKNGSMIEKIDNFQVYSNINILPDDLKTAMVALAIVIAGMATMIPFIRGGKA